Genomic segment of Iocasia fonsfrigidae:
TAATAATTCAGCTAAAGGATATTTTTACGAATTATGATATAGGCGAATTAATGCTATAAATTTGTAAGATGAAAGTATGTTTGCATAAAGTATAGTTATTTACAATTGTTACATTATCAAAAATCAAGAACTATCTGTGTTGGTAAATAAAGGGATAGTGTTTGAGGGTGTAAATATGGATCGAAAAAAAGGGATTGCATATTGTGGTCTGGCTTGTGCTGTTTGCAGTGAAAATAAAAATTGTGTTGGATGTCGGAACGGAGATTGTGAAAATGAGGATAGCTGTAAAAACTTTCAGTGTTGTAAAACGAAGGGATTAGAAGGATGTTGGGAATGCAATGAATTTCCCTGCAGAGGTAGTATGTTAGATAAGATAAGGATAAGGGCTTTTGCAAAATTTATTAAATATTATAGTGTAGAATATCTTTTAGACTGTCTTGATAAAAACGAGAAAAGAGGTATTGTATATCATTATCCAGGTAAATTAACAGGTGATTATGATCTGCCTGACACAAAAGATGATATTATTGATATGATTTTAAATGGTAAATAGAGTTAAATAAATGTTATTAAGACTGAAAGATTTTACTGATTAACGACTAAATAAGTAGAAGTAAATAGATTTAATGATATTTTGTTTTACTGTTTAAGCTTTATCTTTATTTAAGCGGAAATTAAAACACATAATTAGGTTGGTGAATTTATGAAAGATATAAGAATCCTTTTTGCTGATGATGAAAGT
This window contains:
- a CDS encoding DUF3795 domain-containing protein is translated as MDRKKGIAYCGLACAVCSENKNCVGCRNGDCENEDSCKNFQCCKTKGLEGCWECNEFPCRGSMLDKIRIRAFAKFIKYYSVEYLLDCLDKNEKRGIVYHYPGKLTGDYDLPDTKDDIIDMILNGK